The following are encoded in a window of Pongo abelii isolate AG06213 chromosome 16, NHGRI_mPonAbe1-v2.0_pri, whole genome shotgun sequence genomic DNA:
- the MKRN3 gene encoding probable E3 ubiquitin-protein ligase makorin-3 isoform X2, translating into MEEPAAPSEAHEAAGAQAGAEAAREGVSGPDLPVCEPSGESAAPDSALPHAARGWAPFPVAPVPAHLRRGGLRPAPASGGGAWPSPLPSRSSGIWTKQIICRYYIHGQCKEGENCRYSHDLSGRKMATEGGVSPPGASAGGGPSTAAHIEPPTQEVAEAPPAASSLSLPVIGSAAERGFFEAERDNADRGAAGGAGVESWADAIEFVPGQPYRGRWVASAPEAPLQSSETERKQMAVGRGLRFCYYASRGVCFRGESCMYLHGDMCDMCGLQTLHPMDAAQREEHMRACIEAHEKDMELSFAVQRGMDKVCGICMEVVYEKANPNDRRFGILSNCNHSFCIRCIRRWRNARQFENRIIKSCPQCRVTSELVIPSEFWVEEEEEKQKLIQQYKEAMSNKACRFTAVKNLPGVSDETLDF; encoded by the exons ATGGAAGAGCCTGCAGCTCCCTCAGAAGCCCACGAGGCAGCCGGGGCCCAGGCAGGTGCTGAGGCAGCAAGGGAGGGTGTGTCTGGGCCGGACCTTCCCGTCTGTGAGCCCTCCGGGGAATCTGCTGCTCCAGATTCAGCCCTGCCACATGCGGCAAGGGGCTGGGCCCCCTTCCCTGTAGCTCCAGTCCCTGCCCACCTCCGCAGAGGAGGCCTGAGGCCTGCACCAGCCTCaggaggaggagcctggcccaGTCCGTTGCCGAGCCGAAGCAGCGGCATTTGGACAAAGCAGATCATCTGCAGGTATTATATACATGGGCAGTGCAAGGAGGGGGAGAACTGTCGCTATTCCCACGACCTTTCTGGTCGGAAGATGGCCACTGAGGGCGGCGTTTCGCCGCCTGGGGCCTCTGCAGGTGGAGGCCCTAGCACGGCTGCGCACATCGAGCCCCCGACTCAGGAAGTGGCGGAAGCCCCCCCGGCTGCATCCTCCCTTTCCTTGCCTGTGATTGGCTCGGCTGCTGAAAGGGGTTTCTTTGAAGCCGAGAGAGACAATGCAGACCGTGGAGCTGCTGGAGGAGCAGGTGTAGAAAGCTGGGCGGATGCCATTGAGTTTGTTCCAGGGCAGCCCTACCGGGGCCGCTGGGTTGCATCTGCCCCCGAGGCTCCTCTACAGAGCTCAGAGACTGAGAGGAAGCAGATGGCTGTGGGCAGGGGGTTGCGGTTTTGCTATTATGCTTCCAGGGGAGTTTGCTTTCGTGGGGAGAGCTGTATGTACCTCCACGGAGACATGTGCGACATGTGTGGGCTGCAGACCTTGCACCCCATGGATGCTGCCCAGAGGGAAGAACATATGAGGGCCTGCATTGAAGCACACGAGAAAGATATGGAACTCTCGTTTGCTGTGCAGCGTGGTATGGACAAGGTGTGTGGCATCTGCATGGAGGTTGTCTATGAGAAGGCCAACCCCAATGACCGCCGCTTTGGCATTCTTTCCAATTGCAACCATTCCTTCTGTATTAGATGTATCCGCAGGTGGAGAAATGCCAGACAGTTTGAGAACAGGATCATCAAGTCTTGCCCACAGTGCAGGGTCACCTCCGAATTGGTCATTCCCAGTGAGTtctgggtggaggaggaggaagaaaagcagaaactTATTCAGCAATACAAGGAGGCAATGAGCAACAAGGCCTGCAG gttcACAGCTGTAAAGAACTTGCCTggagtctcagatgagactttggacttttga
- the MKRN3 gene encoding probable E3 ubiquitin-protein ligase makorin-3 isoform X1 gives MEEPAAPSEAHEAAGAQAGAEAAREGVSGPDLPVCEPSGESAAPDSALPHAARGWAPFPVAPVPAHLRRGGLRPAPASGGGAWPSPLPSRSSGIWTKQIICRYYIHGQCKEGENCRYSHDLSGRKMATEGGVSPPGASAGGGPSTAAHIEPPTQEVAEAPPAASSLSLPVIGSAAERGFFEAERDNADRGAAGGAGVESWADAIEFVPGQPYRGRWVASAPEAPLQSSETERKQMAVGRGLRFCYYASRGVCFRGESCMYLHGDMCDMCGLQTLHPMDAAQREEHMRACIEAHEKDMELSFAVQRGMDKVCGICMEVVYEKANPNDRRFGILSNCNHSFCIRCIRRWRNARQFENRIIKSCPQCRVTSELVIPSEFWVEEEEEKQKLIQQYKEAMSNKACRYFAEGRGNCPFGSTCFYKHEYPEGWGDEPPGPGGGSFSAYWHQLVEPVRMGEGNMLYKSIKKELVVLRLASLLFKRFLSLRDELPFSEDQWDLLRYELEEYFNLNL, from the coding sequence ATGGAAGAGCCTGCAGCTCCCTCAGAAGCCCACGAGGCAGCCGGGGCCCAGGCAGGTGCTGAGGCAGCAAGGGAGGGTGTGTCTGGGCCGGACCTTCCCGTCTGTGAGCCCTCCGGGGAATCTGCTGCTCCAGATTCAGCCCTGCCACATGCGGCAAGGGGCTGGGCCCCCTTCCCTGTAGCTCCAGTCCCTGCCCACCTCCGCAGAGGAGGCCTGAGGCCTGCACCAGCCTCaggaggaggagcctggcccaGTCCGTTGCCGAGCCGAAGCAGCGGCATTTGGACAAAGCAGATCATCTGCAGGTATTATATACATGGGCAGTGCAAGGAGGGGGAGAACTGTCGCTATTCCCACGACCTTTCTGGTCGGAAGATGGCCACTGAGGGCGGCGTTTCGCCGCCTGGGGCCTCTGCAGGTGGAGGCCCTAGCACGGCTGCGCACATCGAGCCCCCGACTCAGGAAGTGGCGGAAGCCCCCCCGGCTGCATCCTCCCTTTCCTTGCCTGTGATTGGCTCGGCTGCTGAAAGGGGTTTCTTTGAAGCCGAGAGAGACAATGCAGACCGTGGAGCTGCTGGAGGAGCAGGTGTAGAAAGCTGGGCGGATGCCATTGAGTTTGTTCCAGGGCAGCCCTACCGGGGCCGCTGGGTTGCATCTGCCCCCGAGGCTCCTCTACAGAGCTCAGAGACTGAGAGGAAGCAGATGGCTGTGGGCAGGGGGTTGCGGTTTTGCTATTATGCTTCCAGGGGAGTTTGCTTTCGTGGGGAGAGCTGTATGTACCTCCACGGAGACATGTGCGACATGTGTGGGCTGCAGACCTTGCACCCCATGGATGCTGCCCAGAGGGAAGAACATATGAGGGCCTGCATTGAAGCACACGAGAAAGATATGGAACTCTCGTTTGCTGTGCAGCGTGGTATGGACAAGGTGTGTGGCATCTGCATGGAGGTTGTCTATGAGAAGGCCAACCCCAATGACCGCCGCTTTGGCATTCTTTCCAATTGCAACCATTCCTTCTGTATTAGATGTATCCGCAGGTGGAGAAATGCCAGACAGTTTGAGAACAGGATCATCAAGTCTTGCCCACAGTGCAGGGTCACCTCCGAATTGGTCATTCCCAGTGAGTtctgggtggaggaggaggaagaaaagcagaaactTATTCAGCAATACAAGGAGGCAATGAGCAACAAGGCCTGCAGGTATTTTGCGGAAGGCAGGGGTAACTGCCCATTTGGAAGCACATGCTTTTACAAGCATGAATACCCTGAGGGCTGGGGAGATGAGCCTCCTGGGCCAGGTGGTGGGTCATTCAGCGCATACTGGCATCAACTTGTGGAGCCTGTGCGAATGGGAGAGGGCAACATGCTCTATAAAAGCATTAAGAAGGAGCTTGTCGTGCTTCGGCTGGCCAGTCTGTTGTTTAAGCGGTTTCTTTCACTGAGAGATGAGTTACCCTTCTCTGAGGACCAGTGGGACTTGCTTCGTTATGAGCTGGAAGAATATTTCAATTTGAATCTGTAG